Proteins encoded within one genomic window of Parolsenella massiliensis:
- the uvrA gene encoding excinuclease ABC subunit UvrA produces MASDAIVIRGAREHNLRNVDVSIPRDKLVVITGLSGSGKSSLAFDTIYAEGQRRYVESLSSYARQFLGQMDKPDLDSIDGLSPAVSIDQKTTSKNPRSTVGTVTEIYDYLRLLYARVGTPHCPECGRVIERQTTDQVADKVLAAGQGRRALVLAPVIVGRKGEYTKLFDDLRGEGFSRVRVDGEVRQLDEDIKLDKKLKHTIEVVVDRIVIRETSLGRIAEAVETATRLAAGKVGVFLLADRDDPERMPDELLQYSLALACPVHGHSMDDPQPRDFSFNAPYGACPDCDGLGFRRVVDAEALIEDPELSVADGVFGSFFGRSNYYPQILAAVCRHFGESPDTPWKKLPKKVRAALLDGMGATKIRVDYHTVDGRDTHWLTTYAGVRSILFEKYGETTNDKLRARLEKYIHEVPCPTCHGARLKPEMLAVTVGDKSIYDVCCMSCRESLEFFRSLKLTERQEFIGGRIVKEIVERLRFLVDVGLDYLTLARASATLSGGEAQRIRLATQIGAGLMGVLYILDEPSIGLHQRDNDRLIHTLERLRDQGNTVIVVEHDEDTIRAADYVIDMGPGAGELGGQVVAAGTPAQICECPESTTGAYLTGKRLIRVPEKRRRPGRGALKIVGASHNNLKNVTANIEFGTLTVVTGVSGSGKSSLVTDTIAPALTNAIHNSQRPAGEYKRLTGVDEIDKVIDVDQSPIGRTPRSNPATYIGLWDDLRALFASTPESRARGYSPGRFSFNVSGGRCEACKGDGQIKIEMNFLPDVYVPCEVCHGARYNRETLEVTYHGKNISQVLDMSVTEALKFFANIPRIKKKLQTLYDVGLGYIRLGQPATTLSGGEAQRVKLAKELHRQQTGRTFYILDEPTTGLHFEDVRQLLDVLQRLVDAGNTVLVIEHNLDVIKVADRLIDMGPEGGDGGGTVVISGTPEQVAACPESYTGRFLAPVLERTRELQERLDKSGQGEWVPPIVMPGEDETGEQGLASQTGERASTPLPRRLPQVR; encoded by the coding sequence ATGGCCTCCGACGCAATCGTCATCCGCGGCGCGCGCGAGCACAACCTGCGCAACGTCGACGTCTCCATACCTCGCGACAAGCTCGTCGTCATCACGGGCCTGTCGGGCTCGGGCAAGTCGAGCCTGGCGTTCGACACCATCTATGCCGAGGGCCAGCGCCGCTACGTGGAGAGCCTCTCGAGCTACGCGCGCCAGTTCCTGGGTCAGATGGACAAGCCCGATCTCGACTCGATCGACGGCCTGTCGCCGGCCGTCTCCATCGACCAGAAGACCACGAGCAAGAATCCGCGCTCCACCGTGGGCACCGTGACCGAGATCTATGACTACCTGCGCCTGCTCTACGCGCGCGTGGGCACGCCCCACTGCCCGGAGTGCGGCCGGGTCATCGAGCGCCAGACCACCGACCAGGTGGCCGACAAGGTCCTCGCCGCTGGCCAGGGGCGCCGCGCCCTCGTGCTGGCGCCCGTGATCGTGGGCCGCAAGGGCGAGTACACGAAGCTCTTCGACGACCTGCGTGGCGAGGGCTTCAGCCGCGTGCGCGTGGACGGCGAGGTGCGCCAGCTCGACGAGGATATCAAGCTCGACAAGAAGCTCAAGCACACCATCGAGGTCGTCGTGGACCGCATCGTCATCCGCGAGACGAGTCTGGGGCGCATCGCCGAGGCCGTGGAGACGGCCACGCGCCTCGCGGCTGGCAAGGTGGGCGTCTTTTTGCTCGCAGACCGCGATGACCCCGAGCGCATGCCCGACGAGCTGCTCCAGTACTCGCTTGCCCTGGCGTGCCCCGTGCACGGCCACTCCATGGACGACCCGCAGCCACGAGACTTCTCGTTCAACGCGCCCTACGGCGCCTGCCCGGACTGCGACGGCCTGGGATTCCGCCGCGTCGTGGACGCCGAGGCCCTCATCGAGGACCCCGAGCTCTCCGTGGCAGACGGCGTGTTCGGTAGCTTCTTTGGCCGCTCGAACTACTACCCGCAGATCCTGGCCGCGGTGTGCCGCCACTTTGGCGAGAGCCCGGACACCCCGTGGAAGAAGCTGCCCAAGAAGGTGCGCGCGGCGCTGCTCGACGGCATGGGCGCCACGAAGATCCGCGTGGACTACCACACAGTGGACGGCCGTGACACCCACTGGCTCACCACCTACGCCGGCGTGCGCTCCATCCTGTTCGAGAAGTACGGCGAGACCACCAACGACAAGCTCCGGGCCCGCCTCGAGAAGTACATCCACGAGGTCCCGTGCCCCACGTGCCACGGTGCGCGCCTGAAGCCCGAGATGCTCGCCGTGACGGTGGGCGACAAGTCCATCTATGACGTGTGCTGTATGAGCTGCCGCGAGTCGCTCGAGTTCTTCCGCAGCCTCAAGCTCACGGAGCGCCAGGAGTTCATCGGCGGGCGCATCGTGAAGGAGATCGTGGAGCGCCTGCGGTTCCTCGTGGACGTGGGCCTGGACTACCTCACGCTCGCGCGCGCCTCGGCGACGCTCTCGGGCGGCGAGGCCCAGCGCATCCGCCTGGCCACGCAGATCGGCGCCGGCCTCATGGGCGTGCTCTACATCCTCGACGAGCCCTCCATCGGCCTGCACCAGCGTGACAACGACCGCCTCATCCACACGCTCGAGCGCCTGCGTGACCAGGGCAACACCGTCATCGTGGTCGAGCACGACGAGGACACCATCCGCGCGGCGGACTACGTGATCGACATGGGCCCCGGCGCCGGCGAGCTCGGCGGCCAGGTCGTGGCCGCGGGAACCCCGGCGCAGATCTGCGAGTGCCCTGAGTCCACGACGGGCGCCTACCTCACGGGCAAGCGCCTCATCCGCGTGCCCGAGAAGCGCCGCCGCCCGGGACGCGGCGCGCTCAAGATCGTGGGCGCCTCGCACAACAACCTCAAGAACGTCACGGCGAACATCGAGTTCGGCACGCTCACCGTGGTGACGGGCGTCTCGGGCTCGGGCAAGAGCTCGCTCGTGACCGACACGATCGCCCCCGCGCTCACGAACGCCATCCACAACTCGCAGCGTCCGGCGGGCGAGTACAAGAGGCTCACGGGCGTCGATGAGATCGACAAGGTCATCGACGTGGACCAGAGCCCCATCGGCCGCACGCCGCGCTCGAACCCCGCCACCTACATCGGCCTGTGGGACGACCTGCGCGCCCTGTTCGCGAGCACGCCCGAGAGCCGCGCGCGCGGGTACAGCCCGGGGCGCTTCAGCTTCAACGTGAGCGGCGGCCGCTGCGAGGCGTGCAAGGGCGACGGCCAGATCAAGATCGAGATGAACTTCCTGCCCGACGTCTACGTACCGTGCGAGGTGTGCCACGGCGCGCGCTACAACCGTGAGACGCTCGAGGTCACCTACCACGGCAAGAACATCTCGCAGGTGCTGGACATGAGCGTGACCGAGGCGCTCAAGTTCTTCGCCAACATCCCGCGCATCAAGAAGAAGCTCCAGACGCTCTATGACGTAGGCCTGGGCTACATCCGCCTGGGCCAGCCGGCCACGACGCTCTCGGGCGGCGAGGCCCAGCGCGTGAAGCTCGCCAAGGAGCTGCACCGCCAGCAGACGGGCCGCACGTTCTACATCCTGGACGAGCCCACGACGGGCCTGCACTTCGAGGACGTCCGCCAGCTGCTCGACGTCCTGCAGCGCCTCGTGGACGCCGGCAACACCGTTTTGGTCATCGAGCACAACCTCGACGTCATCAAGGTGGCAGACCGCCTCATCGACATGGGCCCCGAGGGCGGTGACGGCGGCGGCACGGTCGTGATCTCCGGTACGCCCGAGCAGGTGGCCGCCTGTCCCGAGAGCTACACGGGCAGGTTCC
- a CDS encoding acetolactate synthase large subunit codes for MAEKPENATTEKTTAEVLVDCLKAEGVRIVFGIPGEENLDLMFALKKAGVRFIPTRHEQGAAFMADVYGRLTDHAGVCLATLGPGATNLVTGVADAFLDGAPLVAITGQVSSELMQLTSHQYLDLSAMFSPITKRSKVVMRPDTVAEITRLAFKYAEAPKPGATHIDLPKNVAHMPSPARPLRRQQPPALYADPASVIEAAHLISQAKNPLILAGAGAVRAGAAEAVRSMAERLHIPLVQTMMGKGIVPWDCPWRLGVVGIPQHDYIIDAFDQADLVIGVGYDLIECAPKKWHTHKMKIVNISGLPADVNQLYEPDVEVTGDISDSIYQILRTARRDDKPEPDGLLAVGQRLRGDFEQLSSSDAYPMKPARILADVRSVLGRSDILVSDVGAHKIWIGRDYPCYEPRTCLISNGFASMGFSVPGAIAAKLVHPERRVLAVTGDGGFMMNSQELETAVREGVPIVVLIWEDEHYGLIRWKEEEQFGDTFGVSFSNPDFKAYAEAMHCHGYEVSAADELVPTLEDAFSHDDAPSVVVVRVDYSENMALTRRLREEYGA; via the coding sequence ATGGCCGAGAAGCCCGAGAACGCAACGACCGAGAAGACCACGGCGGAGGTGCTCGTCGACTGCCTCAAGGCCGAGGGCGTGCGCATCGTGTTCGGCATTCCGGGCGAGGAGAACCTCGACCTGATGTTCGCGCTCAAGAAGGCGGGCGTGCGCTTCATCCCCACGCGCCACGAGCAGGGCGCCGCCTTCATGGCAGACGTCTACGGCCGCCTCACGGACCACGCCGGCGTGTGCCTGGCCACGCTTGGCCCGGGCGCCACGAACCTCGTCACGGGCGTGGCCGACGCCTTCCTTGACGGAGCTCCGCTCGTGGCCATCACCGGCCAGGTCTCCAGCGAGCTCATGCAGCTCACGAGTCACCAGTACCTTGACCTCTCGGCGATGTTCTCGCCCATCACGAAGCGCAGCAAGGTCGTCATGCGCCCCGACACCGTGGCAGAGATCACGCGCCTGGCCTTCAAGTACGCCGAGGCGCCCAAGCCCGGCGCCACGCACATCGACCTGCCCAAGAACGTGGCCCACATGCCCAGCCCCGCCCGCCCGCTGCGCCGCCAGCAGCCGCCCGCGCTCTACGCCGACCCGGCGAGCGTCATCGAGGCGGCCCACCTCATCTCGCAGGCCAAAAACCCGCTCATCCTCGCCGGCGCCGGTGCCGTGCGCGCGGGTGCCGCCGAGGCCGTGCGCTCCATGGCCGAGCGCCTCCACATCCCCTTGGTGCAGACGATGATGGGCAAGGGCATCGTGCCGTGGGACTGCCCGTGGCGCCTGGGCGTGGTGGGCATCCCCCAGCACGACTACATCATCGACGCGTTCGACCAGGCAGACCTCGTCATCGGCGTGGGCTACGACCTCATCGAGTGCGCGCCCAAGAAGTGGCACACCCACAAGATGAAGATCGTGAACATCTCGGGGCTGCCGGCCGACGTCAACCAGCTCTACGAGCCCGACGTCGAGGTCACGGGCGATATCTCCGACAGCATCTACCAGATCCTTCGCACCGCCCGCCGCGACGACAAGCCCGAGCCCGACGGCCTTCTCGCCGTGGGCCAACGCCTGCGCGGGGACTTCGAGCAGCTCTCGTCCTCCGACGCCTACCCCATGAAGCCCGCGCGCATCCTGGCAGACGTCCGCTCGGTGCTCGGCCGCTCGGACATCCTCGTCTCCGACGTGGGCGCCCACAAGATCTGGATCGGCCGAGACTACCCCTGCTACGAGCCACGCACCTGCCTCATCTCGAACGGCTTTGCCTCCATGGGCTTCTCGGTGCCCGGCGCCATCGCCGCCAAGCTCGTCCATCCCGAGCGCCGCGTGCTGGCCGTCACGGGCGACGGCGGCTTCATGATGAACTCGCAGGAGCTCGAGACGGCCGTGCGCGAGGGCGTGCCCATCGTGGTCCTCATCTGGGAGGACGAGCACTACGGGCTCATCCGCTGGAAGGAGGAGGAGCAGTTCGGCGACACGTTCGGCGTGAGCTTCTCCAACCCCGACTTCAAGGCCTATGCCGAGGCCATGCACTGCCACGGCTACGAGGTGAGCGCGGCCGACGAGCTCGTGCCCACGCTCGAGGACGCCTTCTCCCACGACGACGCGCCCAGCGTGGTGGTCGTGCGCGTCGACTACTCCGAGAACATGGCCCTCACGAGGCGCCTGCGCGAGGAGTACGGCGCCTAG
- a CDS encoding energy-coupling factor transporter transmembrane protein EcfT: protein MRSLNPGCKLAALIVASLVLSVTFNTPVNLAVFVVMLAATLASPGTNRKGLALAMLPFALTALALFVTGLMYGSGGNASAAVEADMFGQRTLFASDWTTAAQLASRVLAYGGLGMAFAFTSDAFELVMSLMQQFRLPPKFAYGVLAAYHFFPVVRDEYGEVGLALRARGVRVGPLSPRRVVPMLAHALERSESLAMAMESRGFEDGRERRCAFEVPLRARDLAFAVGLNVAIVAALIVVH from the coding sequence ATGAGGAGCCTCAACCCCGGTTGCAAGCTCGCCGCGCTCATCGTGGCGTCGCTCGTTCTGTCCGTGACGTTCAACACGCCCGTCAACCTGGCCGTGTTCGTGGTCATGCTCGCGGCCACGCTCGCCTCGCCCGGCACGAACCGAAAGGGCCTGGCGCTGGCGATGCTGCCGTTCGCGCTCACGGCGCTCGCGCTGTTCGTCACCGGCCTCATGTACGGCTCGGGCGGCAACGCCTCGGCCGCGGTGGAGGCCGACATGTTTGGCCAGCGCACGCTGTTCGCGAGCGACTGGACCACGGCCGCCCAGCTTGCGAGCCGCGTGCTCGCCTACGGCGGCCTGGGCATGGCCTTCGCGTTCACGAGCGACGCGTTCGAGCTCGTCATGAGCCTCATGCAGCAGTTCCGGCTGCCGCCCAAGTTCGCCTACGGCGTGCTGGCCGCCTACCACTTCTTCCCCGTGGTGCGCGACGAGTACGGCGAGGTGGGCCTGGCCCTTCGCGCCCGCGGCGTGCGCGTGGGGCCGCTGTCGCCCCGGCGCGTGGTGCCGATGCTGGCGCACGCCCTCGAGCGCTCGGAGAGCCTGGCCATGGCCATGGAGTCGCGCGGGTTCGAGGACGGCCGCGAGCGACGCTGCGCGTTCGAGGTGCCCCTGCGCGCCCGCGACCTAGCGTTTGCCGTGGGTCTCAACGTCGCGATCGTCGCGGCGCTCATCGTCGTCCACTAG
- a CDS encoding ABC transporter ATP-binding protein, which yields MRLAAPVPSAQEQRLSAAAPEKGGMAENGAARATSVPALEAHALTFSYGENADPVLSDLSLTVGRGEVVLIMGASGSGKSTLALCLAGLYPAYAGESSGEVLAGGRAVDEMGPRERSREVSILFQNPDNQFCMDTVEREVLFALENVGWEGDMRARCRELLSLVGLEGRAGERIGRLSGGTKQKLALCTALACGARTLVLDEPFANLDPASCASVAAELRRLNAELGVTLVVVDHRAGWWLPFASRVVLMRSSGSLDAASFAPADLAAHEGQMRAAGLFVDEEWAAGYAPAPVAADAPSAVRARGLSVGYGRSRRATRVLAGVDLDIPRGSVCALVGECGAGKSTLLHAIAGACETAGELAVEGSVGLVFQNPRLQFLALTVGEEVLVTLRAANPGAAEEDLAARVPALLEEFGLAGLSERSPYEISQGQQRRLAMLAMLAGNASVLLLDEPTYAQDERSTRRMLDMLMARVAAGLTVVVATHDLVLARAIANQVLLVEGGGVRPLSAEEFETYARGRLEPAWEGSRA from the coding sequence ATGCGCTTGGCCGCGCCCGTGCCTAGCGCGCAGGAACAGCGCCTGTCTGCCGCCGCGCCCGAGAAGGGCGGCATGGCCGAGAACGGCGCCGCGCGCGCCACGTCCGTGCCCGCCCTCGAGGCCCACGCCCTCACGTTCTCCTATGGCGAGAACGCGGACCCGGTGCTCTCCGACCTCTCCCTGACCGTTGGCCGGGGGGAGGTCGTCCTTATCATGGGGGCCTCGGGAAGCGGCAAGTCCACGCTGGCGCTGTGCCTTGCGGGCCTGTACCCGGCATACGCCGGCGAGTCCTCCGGTGAGGTGCTCGCGGGCGGCCGCGCCGTGGACGAGATGGGCCCGCGCGAGCGCAGCCGCGAGGTCTCGATCCTGTTCCAGAACCCAGACAACCAGTTCTGCATGGACACGGTCGAGCGCGAGGTGCTCTTTGCGCTGGAGAACGTGGGCTGGGAGGGCGACATGCGCGCCCGGTGCCGCGAGCTCCTTTCCCTCGTGGGACTCGAGGGGCGCGCGGGCGAGCGCATCGGCAGGCTCTCCGGCGGCACGAAGCAGAAGCTCGCCCTGTGCACGGCACTTGCCTGTGGCGCCCGCACGCTCGTGCTCGACGAGCCGTTCGCCAACCTCGACCCGGCGTCGTGCGCCTCGGTTGCCGCCGAGCTGCGCCGCCTCAACGCCGAGCTGGGCGTGACGCTCGTCGTCGTGGACCACCGTGCCGGCTGGTGGCTGCCGTTCGCGAGCCGCGTCGTGCTCATGCGCTCCTCGGGCAGCCTGGACGCCGCGTCGTTCGCCCCTGCCGACCTTGCGGCCCACGAGGGGCAGATGCGCGCCGCGGGCCTGTTCGTGGACGAGGAGTGGGCGGCGGGCTATGCGCCCGCTCCCGTGGCCGCGGACGCGCCGTCTGCCGTGCGCGCCCGCGGGCTGTCCGTGGGCTACGGGCGCAGCCGCCGCGCCACCCGCGTGCTCGCGGGCGTTGACCTCGACATCCCCCGTGGCAGCGTGTGCGCCCTGGTGGGCGAGTGCGGCGCCGGCAAGTCGACGCTTCTGCACGCCATCGCCGGTGCGTGCGAAACGGCGGGCGAGCTTGCCGTGGAGGGCAGCGTGGGCCTCGTGTTCCAGAACCCCCGTCTGCAGTTTCTTGCCCTCACGGTGGGCGAGGAGGTGCTCGTGACGCTGCGCGCGGCAAACCCGGGCGCGGCCGAGGAGGACCTTGCGGCCCGCGTGCCGGCGCTTCTCGAGGAGTTCGGCCTTGCGGGCCTCTCCGAGCGCTCGCCCTACGAGATAAGCCAGGGCCAGCAGCGGCGCCTCGCCATGCTTGCGATGCTTGCGGGCAACGCGAGCGTGCTTCTGCTCGACGAGCCCACCTACGCGCAGGACGAGCGCTCGACGCGCCGCATGCTCGACATGCTCATGGCGCGCGTGGCGGCGGGCCTCACCGTCGTCGTGGCGACGCACGACCTCGTGCTTGCCCGCGCCATCGCCAACCAGGTGCTGCTTGTGGAGGGCGGCGGCGTTCGCCCGCTGTCTGCCGAGGAGTTCGAGACGTACGCGCGGGGCCGCCTGGAGCCCGCGTGGGAGGGGAGCCGCGCATGA
- a CDS encoding radical SAM protein produces MAETKTQEWRRLCAEYPDMSPFVLLKISMVWHGARLSGRALERLQEPDYRFASDEPFEIAFTGRTAQGRERRLVMPGGVLLRDATYVYINWGETYEDPYVIDYDEALDEFTLREPAAGPIAADGDDAPGVAREGLVDVIGFTPRPALYDFTTSAGTPADALADARAQKLILTAYRRCEFWREGNQCRFCALFTRRGVDPVVPCDEISQVVRTALAEPGRYSQLYISGGSDMDGTPAFSHEQVRYVAALRAMGESFSGRFACQLMAPAYDEDALARIVAETGVTSYSPNLEVWGAAQFARLCPGKQAHVGYDEWLRRTAAAVGVLGRGNVYTQLVGGAELAGEDAVASVDDALARDVEACEWFAERGVTCLSVIWRPHRRSVLGWRPMPPIDYYVRLAREFHAVRARHGLVAFEDDYKACGNHPDSDLERCDLAVWQGLAREEITPAVDEAGAMPREACTARVRVPLCSHAIGAVVATAGDLGVAAPSAPAQTLVVSVAEDRSDLGAGLAHALWFDEPIELWLARDGGWEHVVVRAWRCDIVGPVFSAALARARAGHATAEVASAWELRPVSREPVASAPDACAPTRAPRPELHLDNPLLH; encoded by the coding sequence ATGGCCGAGACAAAGACGCAGGAATGGCGCCGGCTGTGCGCCGAGTACCCGGACATGTCGCCGTTCGTGCTGCTGAAGATTTCGATGGTGTGGCACGGCGCGAGGCTGTCGGGCCGTGCCCTCGAGCGCCTGCAGGAGCCCGACTACCGCTTCGCGAGTGACGAGCCGTTCGAGATAGCGTTCACGGGCCGCACCGCGCAGGGCCGCGAGCGCCGGCTTGTCATGCCCGGCGGCGTGCTTTTGCGTGACGCCACCTACGTCTACATCAACTGGGGCGAGACCTACGAGGACCCCTACGTCATCGACTACGACGAGGCGCTCGATGAGTTCACGCTTCGCGAGCCGGCCGCGGGCCCGATCGCGGCGGACGGCGACGACGCGCCCGGCGTCGCCCGCGAGGGGCTCGTGGACGTCATCGGCTTCACGCCGCGCCCCGCGCTCTACGACTTCACGACGAGCGCCGGCACCCCGGCCGACGCCCTGGCAGACGCCCGCGCCCAGAAGCTGATCCTCACGGCCTACCGGCGCTGCGAGTTCTGGCGCGAGGGCAACCAGTGCCGCTTCTGTGCGCTGTTCACGCGTCGCGGCGTCGACCCCGTGGTGCCGTGCGACGAGATCTCCCAGGTCGTGCGCACCGCGCTCGCCGAGCCCGGCCGCTACTCGCAGCTCTACATCTCCGGCGGCTCCGACATGGACGGCACCCCGGCCTTCTCGCACGAGCAGGTGCGCTACGTGGCCGCGCTCAGGGCCATGGGGGAGAGCTTCTCGGGCCGCTTTGCCTGCCAGCTCATGGCGCCCGCCTACGACGAGGATGCCCTGGCGCGCATCGTGGCCGAGACGGGCGTGACGTCGTACAGCCCCAACCTCGAGGTGTGGGGCGCCGCGCAGTTCGCCCGTCTCTGCCCCGGCAAGCAGGCACACGTTGGCTACGACGAGTGGCTGCGCCGCACGGCCGCGGCCGTGGGCGTGCTCGGGCGCGGCAACGTGTACACGCAGCTCGTGGGTGGCGCCGAGCTCGCGGGCGAGGATGCCGTGGCAAGCGTGGACGACGCGCTGGCCCGCGACGTGGAGGCCTGCGAGTGGTTTGCCGAGCGCGGCGTCACGTGCCTGTCCGTCATCTGGCGGCCGCACCGCCGCTCCGTGCTTGGGTGGCGCCCCATGCCCCCAATCGACTACTACGTGCGCCTTGCCCGCGAGTTCCACGCCGTGCGCGCCCGCCACGGGCTCGTGGCGTTCGAGGACGACTACAAGGCGTGCGGCAACCACCCCGACTCCGACCTCGAGCGCTGTGACCTGGCCGTGTGGCAGGGCCTCGCGCGCGAGGAGATTACGCCTGCCGTGGACGAGGCGGGCGCCATGCCACGGGAGGCGTGCACTGCCCGTGTGCGCGTGCCGCTTTGCTCGCACGCCATCGGCGCCGTCGTGGCCACGGCGGGCGACCTTGGCGTGGCGGCGCCTTCCGCGCCCGCCCAGACGCTCGTGGTCTCGGTTGCCGAGGACCGAAGCGACCTGGGCGCCGGCCTTGCGCACGCGCTGTGGTTCGACGAGCCCATTGAGCTGTGGCTCGCCCGCGACGGTGGCTGGGAGCACGTCGTGGTGCGCGCATGGCGCTGCGACATCGTGGGCCCGGTGTTCTCGGCTGCCCTTGCCCGCGCCCGCGCCGGCCACGCAACGGCCGAGGTCGCAAGCGCATGGGAGCTGCGTCCCGTCTCCCGCGAGCCGGTCGCCAGCGCACCCGACGCCTGCGCGCCCACCCGCGCCCCGCGCCCGGAGCTTCACCTCGACAACCCGCTGCTCCACTAG